A DNA window from Arachis duranensis cultivar V14167 chromosome 3, aradu.V14167.gnm2.J7QH, whole genome shotgun sequence contains the following coding sequences:
- the LOC107478042 gene encoding transmembrane 9 superfamily member 12 gives MELVTKPLMYWVFISIIVFAAQLCNGFYLPGSYMHTYVNGDNIYAKVNSLTSIETELPFSYYSLPYCKPLGGIKKSAENLGELLMGDQIDNSPYRFQMNVNESIYLCTTTPLNEHEVKLLKQRTRDLYQVNMILDNLPVMRFAVQNGVKIQWTGFPVGYTPPGSNDDYIINHLKFTILVHEYEGSNAEIIGTGEEGLGVISESDKSKASGYQIVGFQVSPCSVKYDPEVMTSLHMYDNITSISCPSELDKYQVIKEQERISFTYEVEFVKSDIKWPSRWDAYLKMEGSKVHWFSIMNSLMVIFFLAGIVFVIFLRTVRRDLTRYEELDKEAQAQMNEELSGWKLVVGDVFREPNCSKLLCVMVGDGVQILGMGGVTIVFAALGFMSPASRGMLLTGMILLFLILGIAAGYVSVRLWSTIKGTTEGWRSISWSAACFFPGIAFIILTVLNFILWGSSSTGAIPISLYFELFFLWFCISVPLTMIGGFMGTRAEAIEYPVRTNQIPREIPARKYPSWLLVLGAGTLPFGTLFIELFFILSSIWLGRFYYVFGFLLVVLLLLIIVCAEVSVVLTYMHLCVEDWQWWWKAFFASGSVSLYVFLYSINYLVFDLQSLSGPVSATLYLGYSLLMAVAIMLATGTVGFLTSFYFVHYLFSSVKID, from the coding sequence ATGGAGTTGGTAACAAAGCCATTGATGTACTGGGTTTTTATTTCCATCATTGTCTTTGCTGCTCAACTTTGCAATGGTTTCTATCTGCCTGGAAGTTACATGCATACGTATGTAAATGGAGATAATATATATGCCAAGGTGAATTCATTGACCTCTATTGAAACCGAGCTTCCATTCAGCTATTACAGCCTTCCATACTGCAAGCCGCTTGGTGGCATAAAAAAGAGTGCGGAGAATCTCGGAGAGCTCCTTATGGGGGATCAGATTGATAACTCACCCTATCGGTTCCAGATGAATGTTAATGAGTCAATCTATCTCTGTACAACAACCCCGCTGAATGAGCATGAGGTGAAGCTGCTCAAACAAAGAACGCGGGATCTGTACCAAGTGAATATGATCCTTGATAACCTCCCAGTTATGCGATTTGCTGTTCAAAATGGGGTTAAAATCCAGTGGACAGGGTTCCCCGTTGGATATACACCCCCTGGTAGCAATGATGACTACATCATCAACCACCTGAAGTTTACAATTTTGGTTCATGAATATGAAGGAAGCAATGCTGAGATTATAGGGACTGGGGAGGAAGGTTTGGGTGTTATTTCTGAATCCGACAAGAGTAAAGCATCTGGATATCAAATAGTTGGCTTTCAGGTTTCCCCTTGCAGTGTTAAATATGATCCTGAAGTCATGACGTCGCTCCACATGTATGATAATATCACTTCTATAAGCTGCCCAAGTGAACTTGACaagtatcaagtaataaaagaGCAAGAAAGGATATCATTCACATATGAGGTTGAATTTGTGAAAAGTGATATAAAATGGCCATCGCGTTGGGATGCTTATTTGAAGATGGAAGGTTCCAAAGTTCATTGGTTCTCAATCATGAACTCACTTATGGTCATCTTTTTCCTTGCTGGTATTGTCTTTGTTATTTTCTTGAGGACTGTGCGAAGGGACCTGACAAGGTATGAGGAACTGGATAAAGAGGCACAAGCTCAAATGAATGAGGAGCTCTCGGGATGGAAACTTGTTGTGGGAGATGTTTTCAGGGAGCCTAATTGCTCAAAGCTTCTGTGTGTGATGGTTGGAGATGGAGTTCAAATTCTTGGGATGGGTGGCGTTACCATTGTTTTTGCAGCCCTTGGTTTTATGTCACCAGCCTCCCGTGGTATGTTACTAACAGGAATGATACTCTTATTTCTTATCCTTGGGATTGCTGCCGGTTATGTTAGCGTACGACTCTGGAGCACCATCAAGGGAACCACGGAAGGTTGGAGATCAATTTCCTGGTCCGCAGCTTGTTTCTTTCCTGGAATCGCTTTCATTATTCTTACAGTACTGAATTTTATTCTGTGGGGCAGCAGCAGTACTGGTGCGATTCCCATTTCCTTGTATTTTGAGCTCTTCTTCCTTTGGTTCTGTATTTCGGTACCACTTACCATGATTGGAGGATTTATGGGGACAAGAGCAGAGGCAATTGAATATCCTGTGCGGACTAATCAAATTCCTAGGGAAATTCCTGCCCGTAAATATCCATCTTGGCTTCTTGTTCTCGGTGCCGGAACTCTTCCATTTGGAACCCTCTTTATTGAGCTTTTCTTCATCCTTTCCAGTATTTGGCTTGGGAGGTTCTATTATGTATTTGGTTTCCTGCTCGTTGTTCTACTGCTGCTGATTATTGTTTGTGCGGAAGTATCTGTTGTCCTCACCTATATGCACCTTTGTGTGGAAGATTGGCAGTGGTGGTGGAAGGCATTCTTTGCCTCAGGTTCTGTTTCGCTGTATGTCTTCTTGTATTCAATTAACTATTTGGTTTTTGACCTTCAGAGTTTGAGCGGGCCAGTCTCAGCTACACTTTACCTTGGCTATTCGCTACTCATGGCAGTGGCAATCATGTTGGCCACTGGGACAGTTGGCTTCCTTACATCATTCTACTTCGTGCATTACTTGTTCTCATCCGTAAAGATAGATTGA
- the LOC107478041 gene encoding phosphoenolpyruvate carboxylase produces the protein MATKKVEKMASIDAQLRLLAPSKVSDDDKLVEYDALLLDRFLDILQDLHGPDIRETVQDCYELSAEYEGENDPHKLEELGNMLTGLDAGDSIVVAKSFSHMLNLANLAEEVQIAYRRRIKLLKKGDFVDENSAITESDLEETFKRLVNQMNKTPQEVFDALKNQTVDLVLTAHPTQSVRRSLLQKHGRIRNCLTQLYAKDITPDDRQELDEALQREIQAAFRTDEIRRTPPTPQDEMRAGMSYFHETIWKGIPKFLRRVDTALKNIGINERVPYSAPVIQFSSWMGGDRDGNPRVTPEVTRDVCLLARMMAANLYFSQIEDLMFELSMWRCSDELRVHVDELLRSSKSDAKHYIEFWKQVPPNEPYRVILGDVRDKLYNTREHARQLLANGTSEIPEETTFTNVEQFLEPLELCYRSLCACGDQPIADGSLLDFLRQVSTFGLSLVRLDIRQESDRHTDVMDAITNHLELGSYREWSEERRQQWLLSELSGRRPLYGPDLPKTEEITDVLETFRVIAELPSDSFGAYIISMATAASDVLAVELLQRECHVKQPLRVVPLFEKLADLEAAPSALACLFSIDWYRNRIDGKQEVMIGYSDSGKDAGRLSAAWALYKAQEELIKVAKEFGVKLTMFHGRGGTVGRGGGPTHLAILSQPPDTIHGSLRVTIQGEVIEQSFGEEHLCFRTLQRFTAATLEHGMHSPVSPKPEWRALMDEMAVIATKEYRSVVFQEPRFVEYFRCATPELEYGRMNIGSRPSKRKPSGGIESLRAIPWIFAWTQTRFHLPVWLGFGKAFKHVIEKDPKNLQMLRDMYNQWPFFRVTLDLVEMVFAKGDPGIAALYDKLLVSEELWLFGERLKSKYEETKSLLLQVAGHKDLLEGDPYLKQRLRIRDSYITTLNVLQAYTLKRIRDPDYHVNLKPHLCKDYTESSKPAAELVKLNPKSEYAPGLEDTLILTMKGIAAGMQNTG, from the exons GTTCAAGACTGCTATGAGCTGTCAGCAGAGTACGAAGGGGAGAATGATCCTCACAAATTGGAGGAACTTGGGAACATGCTGACTGGTCTTGATGCTGGGGACTCTATTGTTGTGGCCAAATCATTTTCTCACATGCTTAATTTGGCTAACTTGGCAGAAGAAGTTCAAATCGCCTACCGAAGAAGGATCAAGCTGTTGAAGAAAGGCGATTTTGTGGATGAGAACTCTGCCATCACTGAGTCAGATTTAGAAGAGACCTTCAAGAGGCTTGTGAATCAAATGAATAAGACCCCTCAAGAAGTCTTTGATGCTTTGAAGAACCAGACTGTAGATTTGGTCCTAACTGCTCATCCAACTCAGTCTGTTCGTAGATCTTTGTTGCAAAAGCATGGCAG GATAAGGAATTGTTTGACACAGTTGTATGCTAAAGACATAACACCAGATGACAGACAGGAACTTGATGAGGCTTTACAAAGAGAG ATTCAAGCTGCATTTCGTACGGATGAAATTCGAAGGACCCCTCCTACACCACAAGATGAAATGAGGGCCGGAATGAGCTACTTCCATGAGACGATCTGGAAAGGTATACCAAAATTTTTGCGCCGAGTTGACACTGCTCTGAAGAACATTGGTATAAATGAACGTGTCCCATATAGTGCTCCGGTTATTCAGTTCTCTTCTTGGATGGGAGGAGATCGTGACG GAAACCCGAGGGTAACTCCTGAAGTTACAAGGGATGTATGTTTGCTGGCTAGAATGATGGCTGCTAATTTGTACTTTTCTCAGATTGAGGATCTCATGTTTGAG TTGTCAATGTGGCGCTGCAGTGATGAGCTTCGTGTTCACGTCGATGAACTCCTTAGGTCCTCAAAGAGTGATGCAAAACACTATATTG AGTTCTGGAAACAAGTTCCTCCAAATGAGCCCTATCGTGTTATTCTTGGTGATGTGAGGGACAAACTATATAATACACGTGAGCATGCCAGGCAGTTATTAGCCAATGGGACCTCTGAAATCCCTGAAGAGACAACCTTCACGAATGTTGAACAG TTTCTGGAGCCTCTTGAGCTATGTTATAGGTCACTATGTGCATGTGGTGACCAACCAATAGCAGATGGAAGCCTTCTTGATTTCTTGCGGCAAGTTTCCACCTTTGGACTTTCACTTGTAAGACTCGACATCCGTCAAGAATCGGACAGGCACACTGATGTTATGGATGCTATTACAAACCACTTGGAGCTCGGATCTTATCGAGAATGGTCCGAGGAACGCAGGCAGCAATGGCTATTGTCCGAGCTCAGTGGAAGGCGCCCTCTCTATGGGCCTGATCTTCCGAAAACAGAAGAAATTACAGATGTGTTGGAAACCTTCCGTGTCATTGCGGAACTTCCTTCCGATAGCTTTGGTGCCTATATCATCTCAATGGCAACAGCTGCATCTGATGTGCTTGCTGTAGAGCTTTTACAACGTGAATGTCATGTGAAGCAGCCACTAAGAGTTGTCCCATTGTTTGAAAAGCTTGCTGATCTCGAGGCTGCTCCTTCTGCATTAGCCTGCCTATTCTCTATAGATTGGTATAGAAACCGTATTGATGGTAAACAGGAAGTTATGATTGGGTACTCTGACTCCGGGAAAGACGCTGGCCGTCTATCTGCAGCATGGGCGCTTTACAAGGCTCAAGAAGAGCTCATAAAAGTTGCTAAGGAGTTTGGTGTTAAGCTTACCATGTTCCATGGCAGAGGAGGGACTGTGGGAAGAGGAGGAGGTCCCACTCATCTGGCTATACTATCTCAGCCACCAGACACTATCCACGGCTCGCTTAGAGTAACAATTCAAGGTGAAGTTATTGAACAGTCATTTGGAGAAGAGCACTTGTGCTTCAGAACACTTCAGCGTTTCACTGCTGCTACACTGGAGCACGGAATGCATTCTCCTGTGTCGCCAAAGCCAGAATGGCGTGCTCTCATGGATGAGATGGCTGTCATTGCTACAAAGGAGTACCGCTCTGTTGTCTTCCAGGAACCACGTTTTGTTGAATACTTCCGATGT GCAACTCCCGAGTTGGAGTATGGAAGAATGAACATCGGCAGTCGTCCATCAAAACGAAAGCCAAGTGGAGGAATAGAATCTCTCCGTGCTATACCATGGATCTTTGCATGGACTCAGACAAGGTTTCACTTGCCTGTATGGCTTGGCTTTGGGAAGGCATTTAAGCATGTAATTGAGAAGGATCCAAAGAATCTCCAAATGCTTCGCGATATGTATAACCAATGGCCTTTCTTTAGGGTCACCCTTGACTTAGTTGAAATGGTGTTTGCAAAGGGAGACCCTGGGATTGCAGCTCTATATGACAAACTCCTAGTGTCAGAAGAACTATGGCTGTTTGGTGAGCGTTTAAAGTCTAAATATGAAGAAACCAAGAGCCTTCTCCTCCAG GTTGCTGGGCACAAAGATCTCCTTGAAGGAGACCCTTACCTAAAGCAAAGACTTCGGATTCGTGATTCTTACATCACAACTCTCAACGTCTTGCAAGCCTACACTCTGAAGCGAATCCGCGACCCTGACTACCATGTGAACTTGAAGCCTCACCTGTGCAAGGATTACACTGAATCTAGCAAGCCGGCGGCAGAGCTTGTTAAACTCAACCCGAAAAGCGAGTATGCCCCTGGTTTGGAGGATACCCTCATCCTGACAATGAAGGGTATAGCTGCTGGCATGCAAAACACTGGTTAA